The Molothrus ater isolate BHLD 08-10-18 breed brown headed cowbird chromosome 6, BPBGC_Mater_1.1, whole genome shotgun sequence genome segment aatggctGGGGAGAGGTGGATTTCAGAGGTGTGATGGACTCCCACCTTCcagtaacaagaaaaaaatcccaagcctcaaaataaacagcatttgTAGTTAAGGACAGATATCACTACCGTTGAAGGGAACATCAAGTAAcaaataaagctgaaaaagcCTTAAAATGAAACAACTTCTAACACAGAAGAAGCACTCACTAACCTTTTCGCATGACATAATTGAAGAACTGCATGATAGAGATTCTCCCATAAGGATCATTATGGAGTAATTTAGCAAAGATCTTTGCTGTAAAGAATTGCCTGCAAAACAAACACCCATCTGATTACACTGCACTGACAGATCCAGTTACAGTATTTGACATTTACAGATCCtgtaaaataatgttttaacaCAGAATGTGATAATATGGTACACTGCACTCATCAGGTGGAATCCTACCAAGTAACAACAGTAAACTGCATAAAAAGCAGCTACCTCTTCTGCTCATGAGACTTTTCAGTGAGGTACAACTTTAGAGAGCTTTTATTCAATTTCTCTTCAGTACAATGTGCTTGGTAGCTTCCAAACTTCTACAACAATATGCACATAAAAGAAACTGCCAGTACTGACAAATAACTGGCTTCTGCCCAAATTTCAATCACAAAGCTATGTGCACAACAGCCATCTCCAAAAGGAGCATAAAGAACTACCATTCACTGCACACTGCACATCTGGTAGGAAATTCTGCATCAGAAGATATTAGGGAAGGTTAGGCAATACCACTGGAGACATATTTCCAATTCATTTACATAATGTGCTGTTTGCTGACTACTGACATCTAAAAATGTTGATGCTgataaaaatttttcttcaaaaagatGCACTACCATTCTTTTAGGCACCTCTATTACAAGTCACCTCAGAGAGGCAGAATACACCTTTGCAAGGATGTAAAGGAACCAGTTAATCAGTAACTACATGGATATGATTTTTTCTCACCATTAAACCGTTCCCATCTATTTTAGCAACTGAAAGTTACAGTAGCACTTAGGTTTAGTCAAAATGAGCACATACAAGAGAAGAAAGTCTTACTTGCATTTTGGTCCAGCTTTTTCACCAACTTTCAAGAAGTTCTCATAATTAATCATTGCTTCTTCCCCAATCATTGGTGATGTCTGATGTTTGTCCAGTAGAAACCATAGATTCTTAAAAGATATTTATATagaagatatattttatatatcttcttaaatatttatatttaaggAGATATCTCTTTAGAGATGTCAACGTGCTTAAGATATAGCATTTAAGAAACTCAGCAAAAATGTGGGCTTGATGCAAGGGTTTCTCAATTAATCAGGACACGTGGTCAGTTCAGCCAGAAAAGTCAGTGTGTGCTACTTCCATTCCCTTAAATGCTGCTAAACACATGCACACTCTCCCTCCCTCACTAGCATTTCTAGGGTCACATGCCTTTTGTCTTTGCAGGGTAATAAAATCATCCATCTTAGGAGTCTCTCTCAGTGATACATAAACAGAACTTATTTTATCATCTGGGCCCACCAGGGAAATCACTGCAACATGCTGGAGAACTGGAAGCCATCCATTTAGTCTTCACATACATCATAACAAGGAAGCTTCACGCTGCCATTACCAGCCCAAGGCGAGGCAGCACTTCAGCTTTACCAAGTACTGTGTGCCCAAATACAAAGAACCTTACCACAAGATTCTGTGGGCAGACAGGAGATCAAACTCTGACAGGAGATAATCTAAATCCATTCAGAAGCCATTACAAGacatacagaaataattttcctacctgcagctcctcattATCCAACAGTTCTCtactttttctttgcagaaagaCAGCTCGAGATTCTTCTCTTAATTTCTGAAGCAAGACTTCATcttcagctggcagctgcaAACATTGtggcattttaattttcagcacAGGAGCATTCAAAAACTACACATCCAGCAAGTATTCTTAGGTAGTCTTGAGTCACACACTCTGAATAAAGTTGTTCACTTAACAGAAAATAGCTAGTCTACCAAACTTGCTTCTGCTACGAGAGGTATCACTTGCACACTGCCTCAAATCATTTCAATAATGAAGCACTTACCTAAAACAGGACATCTTTAACAGGAGAGAGAGGTACCTAACACCAGATAACCCACTGAGTAAGCACTTTCCCAAGGTTGCTAGGTATGAGGGCTCACACATAAAAGACATTTACTGCTGTGTTTTACTTGGGAGAAACAGAACATTCTGTTTTGTCGTAGGCCTGACTTTCCAAAGAGTGAAAGTCTACTAGACTTGTTTGGCCAACAAATAAAGATGATGAAAATGATGAAAGAACACCTAGTGTGAAAGTTCTGCCAATATTTACGTGCCAAACTGTACAGCACCACTGGAACTTGGAGAGTTGCACAAGTATCCATCAACTGAAACACAGGTACTTGAGAACTGCACTGGCAGAAATGTGAGACCCTAAGGAATACGTGACCATGAGAGgtttggcagcagctgagcagtcACGTTAATGAGTACCAGCAATATCAAGATGTCAACAAGTGCTCCCATCCTAATCTGATTCATGCTCACAAATAAGTTGCTGGACCAAGCATTTCTGATGGATGATGCAAGCAACAGATCCATCTCTAGTCTGCAAGACCAGTGCCCCACCATTTTCATGAGGCAGCGTCCCACCGTGTCTAAGCAGGAAACAGAAGATACACACATGTAACACCAGTACATCAAAATTTTTTTAGAACTTTAAGTGCCTCTGAAAGACAACTTCCTATCTTTACTAAGCAGACTGAttagcaaaatatttcactgacCCTGATAAGATTCTCAGTACTTATTTAAAACTGCTGAAATTCACAAttgtacaaaacaaaaaattagaCTAAGCAATTCACATCACTCAGACTTCAATCTACTTTGGCTTCTGAAGCTGCAGGGTCCCTGTGAGCGAGCGTAACTTTTTGCTGTAACACAGAATAGCCTCTTGTTAAAAGTTTATCCAGATACTTCACTTACCCTGTAGTAAAATCGTGGTATGTTTGCATATGACATGttgtcactttttttccctcctttccatTCCATGTAATACTTTGTGAACAATTCCATTTCTTCATCCTTTAGCTCTTGCTCACTCTTTTTGGCTGATTGACATAGAAAAGAATGTTCACGCTGTACTCCAGAGACAGTTCTAATGTAAAAAGGGGCTCGAAAAACAGAGTTAATACTGGGGCTTATCTGGCTGCGCTGTTTGGTAACACAAAAATGAGGTGGAAACGAGCGGAGCACAGAGCAATCACATAAGAATACGTTCCATAAGTATGTTGAGTATGGTCACAGCTCTCTTTCCATGACTGCACACACCCGATTCACTGCAAGGTGTGGAGTAGCTCACGGAGCAGCTCCGTGAggctgcctggcagagcagcagcgcTGTctgagacacacctgggagCTGCGGGCCGCCCCTCAGACCGGCTCGGGGCTGTCGCTGCGCACCTGCGCCAGCGCTGGCTGCGCTCCCCCGCCAGCCAAGCGCTCCCAGCCGCGGCTGCGGCGGGGCCGTgcgccgggcggggccgggcagcgcAGCCCTCGCAGCCCTCACCGCTCCCTGACCCCTGAACCGCGGGAGTTTGGTTCTCCGCAGGGAAACTCCGGGACCCGCCCGGCCCCTGCGGCAGCCCGGACACGGCGAAGCACGGCAGCACCGGAGAGGCCGACGCTCGCCCCGCCGGCCGTGCCCCGCCCGGCCCCACCGCTGACTGCGGGTAGCCCAGGGCGCTTCCCCCCGCCCCGATCCCGCTCCCGGGGCACTCACGCGCGTGGCGCGCGGCCAGGCGGGCCCGCAGCCTCCGCTCCCACTCCATCGGCACGAGCCCGCCGCCACCGCCTCCCGGCGCATGCGCGCTGCCCTGCACGACGCGCCCCTGCCCTTCGAAGCTTTTTTGCCCACACCCGACATGGCGGAGCGGCCCCGTCCCTCCTAGCGGGGCGCGCGGATCACGTGTCGCCCCGCCCGCTGAGACGCGATTGGCTCCACGAGCGAGCACGGGCCCGCCACGAGCTTCCGGGCCAATGGGAAGCTGGCCCGCCCTGCCGTGGGGCACGCGCCTGCCGCGCATGGCCGCCGCGCACAGCGTCAGGTGGGACCCTCGCGGGGGCTGAGGGAGAGCGGGGCTtgagggagagaggggggagCGGGAAAGGCTGTCCCAAAAGCCGGGGGTTTTGCGGTACGGCTGGGCCCAGTCCGCGGGGCACCGAGTGAGGGACGTGGGACCCTGCGGAGTCTCCCCGTAAGGCGGACCAGCGTGCGGACCTCCCGGTATTTACCTGTATAATCTAACGTGTCCCTGGGATTTCAGTATAATTAGTGCCCGCGGTGTTGCTCTGCCTCTTTGGCAGCTGCGTTACCAAGGATTTGGGGTTGGAAAAACAAGTTAAATGGAAGTTTGTCACCAGGTGGAAAATGTGAGGGAAGCAATGTAGGAACCgcctcctggggctgcctgaaGGATCAGGATTGGGATCTCTCACCTGAAATCATCACCTGAGCTACCTTGAGCTTCTTGTTTGCTAGCGTGCAGATGGAAATATCACAGGAAACCACGGAGCAGATCATGATGTTGtgatgttattttatttttaggaagtcTCCTGACTTGgacaaaggcaggaagaaaaaccCCGTGCTTTTTGTGTAGCTGCGTCAACGTTGCCTTTCTGCGTACAACGTTGACGGTACACATCACTGCTGTAACCAACAAACAGGAATATGTAAAACATCTTCTCTAGAAAGAAAGATGCCCTCATTTTGGATGATTGCCCTCACAGTCTAAGAGACTGACTTTCATGAGAAAAGATTTCACCATTGTTTGTGTCCATAAGAGACAAAAAGGACTCACAGAACAAGCATTTGAAAACAGAAGCTTATACACCTTGACAGCCCTTGGGCTTCTATTAATAACCATCCCCAtagaaactgtatttttcattttataactTCAGATACAGTGTGCTAATAGTGAGACAATTTGATCTTGTGATGGCAGTCTTTTCTCAAACGAGTCAGGGTTTTCAGGCTTTGCTATGGAAATGTCACATGTTCTGGCCTGTCTCAAGATGCCGACAACTGTTTGCTGCCTCTTTCAGCATCCCTAATAGGGGAAAAATGAACTATTTCAGTTCTATGACATCTTCCAGCACTGCTTTACCAGTGGACCCCAAAGAAACTGATGTCTTACCTGCCAAGAAAAGGTCTGAAAATGAttgcaaagaaggaaaaggatggGATGAAGAGACTAAAGAAATACCTGAAGGGAAATTccacttttcttcctctgttggAGCTGCAAAGAAATGGTCAATGAGTCCTGCTGTGGCAAGGCATAGGTTTAGCAATGTACAACCTCCAGAAAAACCTTTGCAGGCTGAGGAATGGGACAAACTAAAGGAAGATTTCCAATCAcctgaaatatttgaagaaGTGATGCTGAACAGTATGATCAGGTGCAACAGCCCCATTGATGTGGCCAAGTCCTTGCTGACCCACCTGGCAAAGCGCAACGGTGACATTGCATACAACATGCTGGTCAAATACCTGACACTCTGTgtccagcagggacaggtgtCAGAAATCCGTGATGTGTACGACATAATGAAAGCCAGGTTCAAGATTTTAGAAAGTGGGGCTTATGGCCTTCTAATCAGGGGCTTGAGCAATTCAAATCAATGGAGAATGGCCTTGACTGTTTTGGAAGAAGTAAAAAAGATTATGATTCCCTCACGGACATGCTATGAAGCTTGTATCAAAGCAGCCAGCCGTCACCAAGAAATGAAACTCGCCTTTGAACTGTACAGTGAGATGTTGGCTAAAGATGTGGTGCCAACCTTGCACGTCCTGCAGTCATTTTTTGACTTCAGCAGGGGTATGAAAGGTGCTGAGCTACAAAAAGAGCTCTTTGGTGTCCTCTTATATTTGAGAGAGAACCAAATATACCCTCACAGAACATTTATGCAGAGTATAAAGCTATGGTTTGAAAGGTAAATAAAGTTTCAGTTGCAAGATGCAGTTCACGAAGAGGAGGGATCCAGATTATCCCACAGATCAGCTCTGAGACCCCTCAACAtctcattttgatttttgcttCTTCACAAGTGACATGTTGTCATGAAaagatgcattttatttttgctcacAAATTACTGtgaagtttaaaatttttactgATTTCACCATTTCTTTTACCTGTTAAATATTATTCCTTGGTACAAAAATTAGGAAATCGTGTTGGGTCATGGCAATTCAAAATAGCTGACCTCATCTCTTTCTGGGGTGCTAGATAAGGAATATTGACAGGTGTATGAGGGcttttcctgtaatttattGGAGTGTAGAAGTAGTAAGCTAGTTTAAGGTTAGattctttctttaaaggaaaGAGGCAGCAAATTCCACTAGGTAAAATGAAGATTAAGTGCATTGACTTTGTTAATCTCCTAGTATTCTGTACAATCTTAATAGGAGGCTCCATGTTTTAACACAGTATTTAGCTGGTCCCATGGTTTGTCATGAGTAGTGATTGTCAGACTCTGCAGATTACAGCTAGTTACAGTGCACATGCACAATGGGGTTCACCTGAGCCCATTCCATATTTGTCATGAGGTTGGATTTGAGCCcatctgtgattttttggctttGATTTATGTGAGCTACAGAGCCATTTTACAAGTTAGTCTGCCTGGATGGAAAATGTGGCAGTGGGAATGCGCTACCATTATTGGAATGGCTTATGAATGTGTAGGGCAGTAACTTAGAAGTTGTCAGTGCACACTGATTGTTTGTGTGGCTCTTAAAATTTGAGGACAGCATAAACTGCTGAGGTTGACAGTGTTAGTTTTTTGCATGTTGTTAAATGCTGgttctttataaaatatttccaggTGTTACTAAATTAATATGgatttttatataatttctttgTAACGTAGAtgattgtttggtttttttatttctaaatttgaCCAAAATATAATTATTCTTACATGTAGTTTGGATATTGTTAAATATGAGCCtacctaatttttttatttatcttttcctCTGTACTTATTAGTTTACCAGGAGGGAACTGGAGAGGACGCCTGACCAAAATTAAAGACAGGTAAATGCAACATTCTATTTATAAGTAAGGTATTGTCTTGATTAGTCTGTATTGATCTCTTccttcaaaaatataaaaacatggcTTTCCTTATATACAAAACTATTTCAGTCCTTGAGAATATGAACCTTTGTTGTGACATATGATTTCACAAACTCCAGTTTCCAATTTGTACATTAATCAAGACTCAGCATGCACATTTGAAAAAGAATTATGCTTAGCAGAGCCaaggcagaaaaacacagtaaaaaataaGAGGTGCCGTTTTACTGTGTGGCTTATTTGTCTCCTGTTTAGGATTTAAagactttcttttttgttgACTTTATGATACTGTTGTTTAACAAGATCTATAGTAGAGCAGTGtgtaaaatattctctttttgaAAACTGATACTATTTGCATACTGCAGTTAATTTGTACAGATGAAAGATTTCTCCCCATCTCATTTTCAGTGAAGACAAAATGGTTCTTAAATTTTCACAGGTATATTTGGGTGTGTGTTTCTATTACAGTGCagttttcttaatttctgtAAACTGCTATTTTAAATGGTATTCTATTTGAAACCTTGTTTTATGCTTTTGTAGCAATTTGGCAGTTATAAATGTATTAATTATGAGAATGCCTCCAATGGATTATGAGAGTTTTAGGTGGTTTATAAAAATACTCTATGTTGCATACTGTGAAGTAAAAGCACATTTAGAGCCCACAGTTTTTGAAGCCTTGAAAGAACAGGATATCTCACTCTTTTAAGAGTTGTTtgctataaaataaattattattatgtaAGAATGTGTGTGGTACTCTACTCTGTTATAATAATTCATCATATTTTAGACAGACTTTTCCAGCCTTTAagagttttaaaattctaaaGTCAATTGTCGTGACTGAGAGGTAAGTCTGTTTTCTGTCTTACTGTCTGTAAGCAGTTAAAGACTGAGAACTAAACCAACCTAGGTCACCTCACATTTTTTCATGGGTTAAGAACCTGTGAACAAAATGGTGACAAGTGGTTCCATAGCAGTTATTTTGTTAGAATTGTAGAACACTTGATTTTGAACTAAACAAGTTTGAGGTAGCCTACTTGGATAAGTATttgaataaaactgaaatggtttcaagaaaattaaaagagtaTAATAGCTAGTGACTTTAGTAGGTTTAGGTTGTATCACAGAAAGAGTACAACTGATTTTCTGATGATTGTACTGTCTTGGGGTTCTTCTAAAGAATTGTGCTCATATACAGACACTTGATAAGTTAGTAATATTTAAGgaatttcttatttaaaagcctttttccttctattttcttGTTTCACTATTATTGCAGTGGACAATGCCCAGTTTGCAACCATCAGCTGGAGGACAGTAACCTCACTGAAGAGGAATACAGTCATCTCAGTGAGAGAATAATGAGGGATGTGATACATGGAACTGACACTTTCAGAAAGACAAGTCCAGAGGTAGGTCTTGTACCCTGTCAGGTTCATTGCCCAAAAGGATAATATGCAAGTAATGTTCAGGCACTTTGAGAACACCAgaaatttttccctttgctttaaACATTGGTAGGTCATTAGATAGGCCATGAAGTATCCTGTGTGTTTATCCTGTGAAGTATTCAGTTGTGTTTATAATTTGCATCTAAATCTCAACatctttcatattttatttgttcttaaaTTTTCAGCTAGCTGTTAATGGatgctgaaataattaaaatgtggGGAgcttttacattaaaaattaaagtgttTTGATCTTCTGAAGGCTAAATTTTAACTATGGAATAAAACCCAGTGAATAGAACAAAATAAGACATCTTGAGCttacaaaaaagtaaaagaactGGTTATAGTTTCATTCTGTCAACTTTTACAACCCACCAACCTATCAACTACTCCTCAATTTTAAAGATATACTTTCATATTTATAATTACGGTATACAGTATCAGGCTTTTCAAAGGTCATGGTAAACATACGAGAGGGCACAATTCCAGACACTACGGTATATTGCAGTTCTCTCACTTCTGTAAAGCTTTTGACACTGCCTCCCCAAGCATTCTCCTGGGGAAGCTGGTGGCCCATGGCTTGGACAGATGTGCTCTCCCCTGGGTGAAAAACTGTCTGGGTGCTCAGGCCCAGGGAGTGGCTGTGGAGGAGCTgcacccagctggcagctgggcacCAGTGgggttccccagggctcagtgtgGGACCAGTCCTGTTTAGCACCTTTGCTGATGTTCTGGACGAGGGGATCAaatgcaccctcagcaagttcacAGACAGCACCAAGTTTTGTGGGAGTGTTTAtgagctggaaagcagaaaggTTCAGCTGATGGGTCTGGATAGACTGGATCAGTTGGTCAAGGCCAACTCAGCAAGGCAAAATGTCAGGTCCTGGACTTCTATCAGaaaaccccaggcagtgctacaggctggggacaaagTGGCTGGAAAACTTCCCcgtggaaaaggacctgggggtgctgcttgacagcagctggacatgatccagtgtgtgcccaggtggccaagaatgccaatggcatcctggcctgtatcagaaatagtgtggccagcaggagcagggcagtgattgtccccctgaGCACTGGTGAGGCAACATCTCTAATCCTGCATGCAGTTCTGGGTCCCTCGCCAGgagaaggacattgaggtgctggagcatgtccagagaaggacagtGGAACTGGTCAAGGGTCTGGAGAGTAAGTCacaagaggagcagctgagggagctggggttgttcagcctggagaaaacgagactctggggagaccttactGGTCTCTACAAGTACCTACCTGAaaggagcctgcagcaggggtggctggtctcttctcccaggcaaccgGCAAAAGGGCAAGAGGACAGAGCAtcaagctgtgccagcagaggtTGAAGTTggacatgaggaagaatttcttgaCTGAAAGGATGGTAAAACATGtaatgggctgcccagggaggtggtagagtcaCTGTCCCTAGAGATGTTCAAGAAGTGACAGGATGGGGCACTGAGTGCTGGcctagttgacaaggtggtgatcagtcacaggttggactcgatgatttTGGAGGTTTATTTCCAACTCTaatgattccatggttctatTTCTGACACGTTTTGTGTGGAGATAACAGATTTGGTGGTAGTGATACGGACCAAAGCTGAGCCCCACTAGATGGAGCCCACACCACATCTCGGGGCAGGTTTGCTTTGTCTTTGAGTATTGATTGGGCatttgctgcagctggcaccTCAGTTCTTCACCAGCTTTGAAAGTATGGAAGAGGACAAGCTTTATTCTTCAAGCTTTCTGCAAGCACTGTCATTGAGCATGTTAATCAGTTACAGAAGCTTGAAACAGTCTTGGGTATTGTAGTACATGCAGCCATCTAATTTCCACACAGATCTTATTATTAGTTCAGGACTTTTGATCTGATCTGGCTGCAAATTGTacagaagaataaaattctCCTTAAAATGTAGCAGTCATTTTAAGTATTTAATAGGTACTGGTGTTctataatatcataaaataaacaaaaggctGTGTTTTATTGAACGCTGTATGGCTTGAAAATTTCAAAGGTGTCAAGTAGAcaggggtggtttttttttggtttatttttttttgaagtaCCAGTTGAAGGTGGAGAGATTTAGGAAGGGAGTTCTGGGTAACAGGACCTTCACAGACAGGCTGAAGTGTAGTAGAAATTATGTTCCGCCTGTGTGAGAGCCTGATTGAATAAATGCATACAATCTAATGAAACAAAAACTCAATACACTACATTAAATTTTGATGTCAGTAGATTCTGTTAGACTGTGTGATAGCTGAAATTCCATCATTTATCACTCTGGGGCCACCTACTTGTTAGTTTCAAGTTGATCTCATTCCAGTTCTGTGTCAGCAGGTAGTCCCTGAGTGGAGATGAACTTGGTGCTTACTGTTGTTTGTACAGCTTAAAGTCTGCTTCCTCAGTGAATTTTGGACATGGATGTGGGGGTAGTGGCAAAACAGTGTCATGATCTTTAATGATGtttccagaaataaaattaggaCTTTTTAGTTGCCTTTGTGCTAGGAAAGCAGTCATGTGGTGATGAAAATATGCTGCCCATTTTAGGTATGTCAGACTGTGGGACTTCTTCTGCAGCCACGGGCTTCTAGAGGGGAACGGGGTGATGATGCTTAAATAAGGATGTGAATAAATACATCTGAGAGGGTGGGGGCGATTTCATTTTCCAGTCACTCACTTTTTTTGTAGTGGCTGTAATTCAAATAGGAAACTTTAGCTTTgtattccttcttttctcctaaCTAGTTTTTTTTTAGTGGATCTATATTTCCTGCAATGAAATGATTAATCAGGGAAACAGTTTGAGTTGCTTTgagctttaaatatttttttccaacagtGTTTCAAATTGAATATATAAATGCTTTTggaatctgtttttttcttcactgaggAATAATTATTTGTCTTACTTTTGCAAGAGCATcgttgctttattttatttctgtcgCTTAAGAATAAATGTGATCAGAGTAGAAAATGAGTAGCAAAGATTGGTTTGTTGAGGATCCCCCAAAAGTAATTTGTTGTGCagagattaaaaacaaataagTCCTTTTTGTAATtagttttaggaaaaaaaatcaaacaacatAGATTTGTACATCAGAATGGTAGTGAACACTATTTACAAATATGTTGAAAAGATGGCTTGCATGAACTATAAAACTGATTATCTGTGATAAGGAAATGTTACACATTAAAATAGACATCAATTCAGATCCTTATGGATAGCTTCTGGAAGGTCTATTAGGATATCATATGATGATCTAATACAGTGAGCTGTAACCTTGCAGGCTGCCATAGAAAAGAGACAGCTACAATTAGACTGTCACCTTTCGTACCAAATTTCTGTGTGGTATTTTCTGTCAGATGCTTGTTTACCCTGGCTGCATTTAATTGGGAGCTGTGCCATTGAGCCTGAGAGGATATAATTGGTGTGCTGAGAGGCAGAATCAACTTTTGCTGTGATGACTTTCATgttgcagctgctcctgggtaTTTACGCAAATGCTGTAATTTCATTCCCTTTGTGGCTCCTACTTACCTCTGATAAGCCTGAAAGGGCTGGTGTGCAGTGGGAAGGAAGTTCATGGGAGACGTGTATGTGCTGTCAAGAAGGCTGGAAGAGGTGGGTTTGTGCTCATGTGAATTCCCACACTAGATCTGGGCTAAGCAGGGATTTTACATATTCTTCTAGCACATAGAGGACAACAAAGAGGAAGTAGCCCATTCATCTCAGTGTTCTTTTGCAGCTGAATGAGGCGGTGCTATTTGGAAGGAACCTTGAACATTAGGCTCTAACTCTTACCTTTTAGATTGATACTTTTATTTGTTCTGTAGAGCTCTGGTTCTCCTTCCAGCTCCATGATTTGCCCCAAAGGCCTAAGTGACCCAAAGGGCGCTTTGGGTGTGTGTCAGTCCTGTTCTGTCAACCCGGGATAAGTGTGCCATTTCCCTCCTCTACCTCTATTCCCATGGATGTTAGCTGAgtcctgccagcagtgcccgCTGTGGGCAG includes the following:
- the PRORP gene encoding LOW QUALITY PROTEIN: mitochondrial ribonuclease P catalytic subunit (The sequence of the model RefSeq protein was modified relative to this genomic sequence to represent the inferred CDS: inserted 1 base in 1 codon) codes for the protein MAVFSQTSQGFQALLWKCHMFWPVSRCRQLFAASFSIPNRGKMNYFSSMTSSSTALPVDPKETDVLPAKKRSENDCKEGKGWDEETKEIPEGKFHFSSSVGAAKKWSMSPAVARHRFSNVQPPEKPLQAEEWDKLKEDFQSPEIFEEVMLNSMIRCNSPIDVAKSLLTHLAKRNGDIAYNMLVKYLTLCVQQGQVSEIRDVYDIMKARFKILESGAYGLLIRGLSNSNQWRMALTVLEEVKKIMIPSRTCYEACIKAASRHQEMKLAFELYSEMLAKDVVPTLHVLQSFFDFSRGMKGAELQKELFGVLLYLRENQIYPHRTFMQSIKLWFESLPGGNWRGRLTKIKDSGQCPVCNHQLEDSNLTEEEYSHLSERIMRDVIHGTDTFRKTSPEELEAFQTFVENRLPFDIVIDGLNVSHIKXQKMQCENLFDAVNCLAKENARLLVLGRKHMLTNSSNWKREIMKEMQSKADFFFAENISEDDPFLLYATLRSGKHCRFVSRDFLRDHKACLSDSLTRHLFRKWQRGHQIVFFPSAGGRSINFLPAFRYDCVVQTTGDTWHIPYKDVFEEKYSYQIPRKWLCIHQK